One Oncorhynchus nerka isolate Pitt River linkage group LG5, Oner_Uvic_2.0, whole genome shotgun sequence genomic window carries:
- the LOC115127072 gene encoding cornifin-B-like codes for MIIPAIWYRYDLSPITVKYTEKRQPFYWFITMICAITGDVHGSRHHRLLYIHSLRGLEGDPDRKDVLRTYHYAVPRMYHYAVPRTCHYAVPRTCHYAVPRTCHYAVPRTCHYAVPRTCHYAVPRTCHYAVPRTCHYAVPRTCHYAVPRTCHYAVPRTCHYAVPRTYHYAVPRTYHYAVPRTCHYAVPRTCHYAVLRTYHYAVTRTYHYAVLRTCF; via the exons ATGATTATCCCAGCTATCTGGTATCGCTATGACCTCAGTCCAATCACAGTCAAGTACACAGAGAAGAGACAACCCTTCTACTGGTTCATAACTATG atCTGTGCCATCACAGGGGACGTTCACGGTAGCAGGCATCATAGACTCCTGTATATTCACAGCCTCCGAGGCCTGGAAGGAGATCCAGATAGGAAAGATGTCCTGAGGACGTATCACTACGCTGTCCCGAGGATGTATCACTACGCTGTCCCGAGGACGTGTCACTACGCTGTCCCGAGGACGTGTCACTACGCTGTCCCGAGGACGTGTCACTACGCTGTCCCGAGGACGTGTCACTACGCTGTCCCGAGGACGTGTCACTACGCTGTCCCGAGGACGTGTCACTACGCTGTCCCGAGGACGTGTCACTACGCTGTCCCGAGGACGTGTCACTACGCTGTCCCGAGGACGTGTCACTACGCTGTCCCGAGGACGTGTCACTACGCTGTCCCGAGGACGTATCACTACGCTGTCCCGAGGACGTATCACTACGCTGTCCCGAGGACGTGTCACTACGCTGTCCCGAGGACGTGTCACTACGCTGTCCTGAGGACGTATCACTACGCTGTGACGAGGACATATCACTACGCTGTCCTGAGGACGTGTTTCTAG